The segment CGCCCAACGGGTCATCATGCGCGGCATCGTCCTCCCCGACGAGCGGTAATCTTTGGGCCGATGCCCGTCTATGAGTACCGTTGCGGCGCCTGTGGCGCCAAGGTGGCTCTCCTCATGGGTGTCACCGCCGAACCCGACGAGGAGGTCTGCCCCCGATGCGGCGGCCGCCAACTCACCCGGCTCATGAGCAGGTTTCGTCGGGGCCGGAACGAAGACACCCGGATCGACGAGTTGGCCGACGACCTAGAGGCCATGGGCGAGCCCGACAGCCCTTCGGCGATGCGCGGCATGGTCCGCGAGATGGGCAAGGCGATGGACGAGGACTTGGGCGACGAGATGGAAGAGATGTTCGAGGCGGACATGGAGGACGGAGACGAATGAAGCGTCCTGGCGAGATCACCGTCGTCTGCGGCAGCATGTTCGCGGGCAAGACCGAAGAGCTGATCCGACGTGCTCGACGTGCCCTTTACGCCCAAAAGAAGGTCCAGGTCTTCAAGCCGGCCATTGACCGCCGGTTCGACGCCGTCCGGATCGTCTCACATATGGGAGTCTCGCTGGAGTCCACTCCCGTGAGCGGCGTCGACGAACTGGTCTCCTTGGTGCGGCCCGACACCGACGTCGTCGTCGTGGAAGAATGCCAGTTCTTTGACGACCGGATCGTCGACGCCGTCGTCGCGTGGGCGGACGGGGGCAAGGAGGTCGTTGCCGCCGGACTTGACCAAGATTTCCGGCGCATGCCGTTCGGACCGATGCCGCAACTCTTGGCCCTCGCCGACGAGGTCGTCAAGCTCCGGGCGATCTGCATCCGGTGCGGCGCCCTGGCCAGCCACACCCAACGCCTCGTGGACGGAAAGCCCGCAAAGTGGGACGACCCGATCGTCTTGGTCGGGGCGACCGAGGCCTACGAAGCCCGGTGCCGCCGGTGCCACCAGGTGGCGCGGCCCAAGCGTCAGGGTTTGAGGGCGTAGCTGATTTTGCCGTCGATCGCCTGGCCCGCGTTCGGGGCCTGGTGCAGTCCGGCCTCCGTCTTGACCGCGGCCCCGTCGCTCAGCCGAATCCAAAACGTCCCTTCGGCGGAGGCTTTGCTCTCCCCCGATTCCTTGGAAGTGAAGGACACTTTGGCGCAGTCAAAGCCGGCCATGGCGTCCTGACCGACATAGGTGAAATCAATCTCGAAGGCGGGCCGGTCGGCGTCCTTGTTCTCCGCCTCGGTCATTTTCCAAGTGTCGTTCACCTCCACCGGCTTCCCTGGCGCGACGAAAGTCCACAGCCGCGTAAACCTGAGCGAGTCCGGGCCGATCTCGTCGCCGCTCACCATGGTCAGCTTGCCCGACTTGTCAAAGGTCACCGTGTAAGGCGCCATGTTCTGCTTGTACTCGCTGGTGTCGACGATGACGACGGCGTCTTTATAGGTGCGCGTGACCTGGAAACCCGACTCTCCCGCCGACTTGGTCTCCTCAGAGATCGACGCCTTGAAGGTGCCCGAGCCGCTCGGATATTTGAAGTCCAACAGGAGCGTGTACTCGGCCTTGTCACCGACCTTCGTCGTCCGCTCCAAGCCCACCGGTGCGGCGGCGAACGCGGTCGCGACCACCATGAATGTCAAGAGGACCAAGAAACGTCTCACCCTGACCCCATGATACTTGGGTGTCCCCCAGACGCGGAAGAGGCGCACCGTTTCGCACGGTGCGCCCCTTAGCTGCCGGTTGGTTTCTCGGTCAGGCCGACTCTTGCTTCCAAGTCGCGTCGACCGGGCCGGTCTGAGGGATCGGGAAGTTCTTGATCTTGCCCTCGGCCTTCAGCACTTCGCCCGACGCGATGCTGACCCACATCGTCCCGGTCGAGGTGATCGCGTCGTCCACGCCCGACTCCTCGAACTCAAAGGAGATCTTGAGGACATCCTTGCCTTTGTAGGATTCTTTGCCCTGGACCTCGTAACTGGCCTTGGCAGCAGGGAGCTCCTTGTTTTTGTCCGCCGCCGACTCGTGGGTCCACTTGTCTCCGACGCTCACCGCCTTCTCCGGATAGACCAAGCCGACAATGCGCTCGTTGCGCCAGTTGTTGCCCCCTTCTTCGGCAGAGCCGATTTCGGTGGCCAAGCCACGCTTGTCGCGGGTCACCTTCGAAGTGCCGGCCTCGTCTTGGTGGGCGACTTCGGTGCCGGCCATCATCACCGAGAGGTTTGACTGGACCGTTTCCTCGACGACACTGCCGTCGTCCTTGACCTCGAGGATCTTCGACGTCGCGTCGATGGTCACGTTCACCGGACTGCCTTGGTAATCAAAGTCAATCTTGATCTTGGACTTGCTGGTGTCGCCTGCCTTTGCCGTCCGCTTAAGGACAAAACCATCGACGGCGGCGGTCGCCAATGCCGCGACCAACAAGGAGGCTGCAAGTAAGAAGGACGCTCGCTGAGTGAAGCCTGAACGCATGGCTAGAAATACTATGCACCAGGGCTGAGGTGACGTGCACCCCTGAGAAATGGGACGTTTGACCGTTCGGCCCCGGCATGGGCGTGGGCTTGGTCATCCTAGGCGGTGCCCATGCCGATCCGTGTCATCAGCTTTGACTGCGCCCAGACGCTGGTCGAGGCGAGGTGGAACCCCTCGGGCGTCGCCTGTGAGTCTGCCGAAGCGGCCGGACTCCGCTTTGACCGGCAAGTGGCCGGCGAGGTGTATGACCGGTTACTGGCCTCCCGCTGGGGTGGCTTCCGCCAGATCAACCTTCAGCGCAGCGAGGCGGCCTGTGGTGCCTGGTGGAAGGAACTGACCAGTGACTGGCTCGACCGCGTCGGGCTGGGACGCGGGCACACCGACGCCGTCGTGCACGAGGCCGACCGGATCATCTATGGCCCGCCGTCGCGGGTGTTCCGCCTCTATGACGACGTCTTGCCCTGCTTGGCGACGCTCCAGACGATGGGGTTCCCAATGGTCGTCGTGAGCAATTGGGACAACTCGCTCCACCGGGTCTTGCGTGAGTTCGCTCTGACCGACTGGTTCGCCCACGTGCTCGCCAGCATGGAAGAAGGCTGGGAGAAGCCCGACCCCCGTCTGTTCCAGGCCCTCTTTGACCGGGCCGGCGTCCGGCCCGACGAGGTGCTCCACATCGGCGACAACCCCCTGGACGACGTGCGCGGGGCCAAGGAGGCCGGCTGCCACGCCCTGCTCCTCGACCGTTCAGCGAGCCAATCGGCCGAAGGCGTGCTGGCGACGCTCGCCGACCTGCCCAAGGTGGTTGAAGGGTGAGGACCGGCGAGCTCGACTACGAACTGCCCGAGGAGCTCATTGCCCAAGAGCCCCTGGCGGACCGGTCCGCCTCGCGCCTGATGCGGGTGGACCGGATCACCGGGGCGGTCCGTCACCTGGTCTTCCGCGACATCGTCGAGGAGTTCGAGCCGGGCGACCTCCTCGTCCTCAACAACACGCGCGTCAGCGCGCTCCGACTCGTCGGCCGAAAGTCCAGCGGCGGCGAAGCAGAGGCACTCCTCCTCCGTGAGGTCGATGACGGCCTGTTCGAGTGCCTTCTCCGCCCGGCCAAGCGGCTCAAGCCTGGGACGCGGGTCGCCTTTGGCGACGGCCTCGACGGCACGGTGGAAGTGGGAGAGGACGGCCCCCTCCGGCGGATCCGCCTCCACGGCCAAAGGTGGCGGGACAAGCTGCAGGAACACGGCACGGTGCCCCTTCCTCCATATATCCAATCCGCGCATGACCAGCGAGAACGTTATCAGACCGTTTACGCGACTCGTCCCGGCAGTGCGGCGGCCCCGACGGCCGGATTGCACTTCACCCCTTCGCTCCTCGAAGCGATCAAGGGAAGGGGGGTCGATATCGCTTTCGTCACCCTCGATGTGAGCCTCGACACGTTCCGTCCGATCCAGACCGAGACGGTCGAGTCGTACCAGATCCACGGCGAGACCTGCGAGATGCCTCCGGAAACGGCAGAATTGATTGCCAATTGCCAACGTCGAGTCTGGGCGGTCGGCACCACCTCCGTCCGCACGATCGAGTCCTTCTCCGACGGCCCCCGCCAAGTCACCCCGGGCCGAAAGAAGACGTCAATTTTTATCACGCCAGGCTACACATTCCGCAATGTGGACGCCATCGTCACGAACTTCCACATGCCCCGCACCACGATGCTGGCCATGCTGTGCGCGTTCACCTGTCAAAAACACCTGTTCGACGCCTATGAGGAGGCGGTGAAGGCAAAGTACAGGTTCCTCTCCTTTGGAGATGCGATGATTCTCGCGTGATTTACGGCCTAACGGCCTAGGCCCATTGTGTCATTATCACGCATACGCCATGGCCGGTTCGACGAAGTCCTTTGATCCGCTTGAGTACATCGAAAACGCGTATCTCGACACCAAGAAGGGGAGCAAGTCGGCAAGCTCGTCGGAGCCCAAGCGCTTCCGCAAGACGCAGTTGAGCGCCCCGCGCCCACGCCGCGCCAAGAACAAGCAGCCCGAGCAAGTCATCGACCAGGGCCTCAAGGAACTCTTGGAGAGCCTGCCCCGGCACATGGAGTTCCTCGGTCGGTTCTTCAGCGACAACGTGACCGCCCGCTACTACCAAGGCGAGTTCGGCGAGACCCGCGAGCAGTTGATCCGCCGCCTCGTCGACCCGGTCCTTACCCTGGAAGACGTCAGCCGCCTTCTGGGCGTCTGCCCCGCCACCGTCCGGCGGTACACCAACCGGGGCTGGCTGGAGCACCACCGCACGGCGGGCGGACAGCGCCGCTTCCGCTTGAGCGGCCTCGCTAAGTTCGTCGAAGAGCACGGTAGACTCCCCGAGGAGTGACCCCAGACGCCGCCGGCCGCCGGTTGAGCATCGCGATGTTCACCGACAGCGCGTTGCCGGTCTTGAACGGCGTCAGCGTTTCTGTCGACCAACTGGTCCGGGGCCTGCGTGCCCTGGGGCACTCAGTGTCACTCTTCACGTCCGGCTACCCCGGGCATGTTGAGAGCGACCCCAACACCGTCCGGTTCCACAGTGTCTTGACCCCATGGGCACCCGGTTACCCGCTGAGCGTCCCCCCGTTCTACGGTTACCTGCGCGAGTTCCGCCGACGCCGGTTCGACGTCGTGCACTGCCACACCCCGTTCACGGTCGGTATGGTGGGCCTCCGGTGGGCGCAGTCCGAGGAGACGGCCGTCGTCGCCACCTACCACACCCAGTACGACAAGTACGCCCACTACGTCCCGTTCCTGCCCCATCGGTACACCCGGTTCAAGATCGCCAAGCACACCAACTACTTCTACAACCACGTCGCCCGTGTGGTCACCCCCAGCGACGCGGCCGGGCTGTGGCTCCGCCGGCACGCCGTGCGGACACCCTATGTCGTGGTCCCGACGGGGGTCCGCCTCCCCCCGCCCGATATGCGCGGGCCCGCCCGCGCCCGCTTCGACCTTGGCCCCGCGGACACCGTCGTCTTGTATGCCGGCCGGATCGCCCGAGAGAAGAACCTGCCCGTCCTCGTCGCCGCTATGGCCCCCCTTCTCGCCGAATCGTCCCGCCTCCACCTGTGGGTCGTCGGCGACGGTCCCCAGCGTGAAGAACTGCGCACCCTGGCGCGCCAGACCGGGGTCGGTGACCGGGTCCGGTTCTTTGGCTTTGTCTCCCGCGAAGAGATCGACCAGTACTATGCCGCCGCCGACGTCTTCGCCTTCACTTCGATGACGGAGACCCAGGGCTTGGTCGTCGTGGAGGCGATGGCCCACGGTCTGCCTGCCGTCGTCGTCCAAGGCGGCGGGGCCGGTGCCGCCGTCCGCGACGGCGAGAACGGGTTCCTGGTCTCCAACCGGCCCCAAGAGGTCACCGAGGCGTTGCGCCAGATCATCACCGACCGGCGCCTCGCCGAACGTCTGTCCGCCGGCGCACGCGAAACCGCCGCGGAATACACGGTCGAGAAGATGGTCTCGCGGGTCGTCGCGGTGTACCATGAGGCCCTTGGGACCGAACGAGCAGACATCCAAACCGTCGCGGTGGACTGACGGCCGCCCCTTTGGTCTCTTCCTCGCCTGGGTCGCCGTCTTGGCGCTCTTGCGGCTGCTCGTCGCGGCGGTGCCGGTGCCGGTAGACCTTGTCGCCCCGCTCTCCCTGCTTTCGACCCTGGTCTTCGTCGGTGGGCCGATCGTCGCCCTCTACGTCGGCGGGGCGACGGCCTGGCGGGCCGGGCAGGCGTCCCTCGTCTTGGCCGCCGGTGTCGCCCTCCATGTCGTCGGGTTTGCGGTGGCACGGTCAGCCGGTGGACAGGGGCCGGCAGGCGTCGGCGGTGTCGTGGCCATGCAGAGCGGGGTCCTGGTGTGGTGCCTTGGCTTGGGCGGCTTGGTGTCGCTGGTGCTCAAAGAGAAGGGCCTCCTCCTCCCCGTCGCGCTGTTCCTCGCCGGGTTCGACGTCTTTCTGGTCATGACGCCGTTCGCCCCCACCGCCAAGGTGGTCGAACAGAACCCCGGTGTCCTCAAGGCGGTCGCGATGTCGGTGCCCCAGGTGAACCAGGCCAAGCCCGGCGAGCCTCCTCCGGCCGCCAAGGTCGTGGACCTCGGGCTTGTCGGGCCCGCCGACTTGGCGTTCATGGGCATGTTCTTCGCCTGCCTGCACCGCTTCGGCATGCGCGCCCGCCGGACGGTGCTGTGGCTCGCCCCGGTCATGGCCCTCTACTTCCTGCTCGCCATCTCGCCGTTCGGGATCGGCATGCTGCCCGCCATGGTCCCCATCGGGATCACCGTCCTCGCCGTCAACTGGCGTGAGTTCGGTCTTCAGGGTCAGGAGCGCGTGGCGACATGGGTCGTCGCGGCGGTGTCCGTCGCCCTAGCCGGA is part of the Fimbriimonadaceae bacterium genome and harbors:
- a CDS encoding zinc ribbon domain-containing protein; the protein is MPVYEYRCGACGAKVALLMGVTAEPDEEVCPRCGGRQLTRLMSRFRRGRNEDTRIDELADDLEAMGEPDSPSAMRGMVREMGKAMDEDLGDEMEEMFEADMEDGDE
- a CDS encoding thymidine kinase; this translates as MKRPGEITVVCGSMFAGKTEELIRRARRALYAQKKVQVFKPAIDRRFDAVRIVSHMGVSLESTPVSGVDELVSLVRPDTDVVVVEECQFFDDRIVDAVVAWADGGKEVVAAGLDQDFRRMPFGPMPQLLALADEVVKLRAICIRCGALASHTQRLVDGKPAKWDDPIVLVGATEAYEARCRRCHQVARPKRQGLRA
- a CDS encoding HAD-IA family hydrolase produces the protein MPIRVISFDCAQTLVEARWNPSGVACESAEAAGLRFDRQVAGEVYDRLLASRWGGFRQINLQRSEAACGAWWKELTSDWLDRVGLGRGHTDAVVHEADRIIYGPPSRVFRLYDDVLPCLATLQTMGFPMVVVSNWDNSLHRVLREFALTDWFAHVLASMEEGWEKPDPRLFQALFDRAGVRPDEVLHIGDNPLDDVRGAKEAGCHALLLDRSASQSAEGVLATLADLPKVVEG
- the queA gene encoding tRNA preQ1(34) S-adenosylmethionine ribosyltransferase-isomerase QueA, which encodes MRTGELDYELPEELIAQEPLADRSASRLMRVDRITGAVRHLVFRDIVEEFEPGDLLVLNNTRVSALRLVGRKSSGGEAEALLLREVDDGLFECLLRPAKRLKPGTRVAFGDGLDGTVEVGEDGPLRRIRLHGQRWRDKLQEHGTVPLPPYIQSAHDQRERYQTVYATRPGSAAAPTAGLHFTPSLLEAIKGRGVDIAFVTLDVSLDTFRPIQTETVESYQIHGETCEMPPETAELIANCQRRVWAVGTTSVRTIESFSDGPRQVTPGRKKTSIFITPGYTFRNVDAIVTNFHMPRTTMLAMLCAFTCQKHLFDAYEEAVKAKYRFLSFGDAMILA
- a CDS encoding helix-turn-helix domain-containing protein; the protein is MAGSTKSFDPLEYIENAYLDTKKGSKSASSSEPKRFRKTQLSAPRPRRAKNKQPEQVIDQGLKELLESLPRHMEFLGRFFSDNVTARYYQGEFGETREQLIRRLVDPVLTLEDVSRLLGVCPATVRRYTNRGWLEHHRTAGGQRRFRLSGLAKFVEEHGRLPEE
- a CDS encoding glycosyltransferase; amino-acid sequence: MTPDAAGRRLSIAMFTDSALPVLNGVSVSVDQLVRGLRALGHSVSLFTSGYPGHVESDPNTVRFHSVLTPWAPGYPLSVPPFYGYLREFRRRRFDVVHCHTPFTVGMVGLRWAQSEETAVVATYHTQYDKYAHYVPFLPHRYTRFKIAKHTNYFYNHVARVVTPSDAAGLWLRRHAVRTPYVVVPTGVRLPPPDMRGPARARFDLGPADTVVLYAGRIAREKNLPVLVAAMAPLLAESSRLHLWVVGDGPQREELRTLARQTGVGDRVRFFGFVSREEIDQYYAAADVFAFTSMTETQGLVVVEAMAHGLPAVVVQGGGAGAAVRDGENGFLVSNRPQEVTEALRQIITDRRLAERLSAGARETAAEYTVEKMVSRVVAVYHEALGTERADIQTVAVD